GTCGAGCTCGAAGGGCAAACATCGGATCGCCTGCGACATACCCTCGGGCTTTGATcgtaaaaacataaaaagaagacaaaaagcaaaagcaagcaattgTCTTGTCATCATGATTCGACAGAAATGGAAGGGGCGGTAATAATACTCAACGAAGGGCGGGGAGAGTCTCCTTGCCACGTTTTTGCTCTTTGTGCGAAACGTCCACTTCCATTCGCCCTGCTCCGGGCATATATTCTTGAAGTCTATTAAACTGAGGCCAAGTTGCTTGACTAAACTTCACcgcaaaatccaaataaaaggacaaatcgaaaagaaaaactataaaCTCGTTCCGTAATCGACTTGATTTTCTACATAAACCGTCCCTACACATCTCAATATATATCGTCAAGACCTCGCAACCCAAAGCGTCCAAACATACCTTGGAGAAGACAGCACCTTTCGCCACTGCAACCTCCGGCGCCGTCGAATGGCATCGGAGCTCGGATACGAGCCGCCGCTCCAGCCGGTGATCGACCCTTCCCGCGCGAGGACCCCCGAGCACCACCTCGTCCCCGTCGCCAAGACGTTCAAGTCGTCCATCCTGACCCGGCTCCACGCCGGCTACTTCCGCATCAGCCTCTCCCTCGCATGCCAGGCCTTGCTGTGGAAGATCCTCCGCCGCCCGTCGCCGACGCCCGACGACTCGCTGCCCCTCGAGCATCTCTCCCATGTGATCCCTCACATGACGTTCGTGATCTTCTGGCGCTTCGCTCTGCTGGTCCAGATCTCCCTCTCGTTCCTCTATATTCTCCGGTGTTTCTTTCACTTTGGCCTGGTGAGGGCGGAGTTCCAGCACCACGTCGGAGTGAACTACCTGTTCGCGCCGTGGATAGCGTGGCTCGTGCTGCTCCAGGCGGCCGACTTCACGTCGGACCTGCCGAAGACGACGTTGTACCTGGTCCTCTGGTGGGCCTTCGCGGTCCCCGTGATCCTGCTCGACCTAAAGGTCTACGGGCAGTGGTTCACGACCGAGAGGCGGTTCCTCTCGATGGTGGCCAACCCGACGAGCCAGCTCTCGGTGGTGGGGAATCTGGTGGGCGCGCGGGCCGCGGCCGAGATGGGGTGGCGCGAGACCGCGGTCTGCATGTTCTCGCTGGGGATGGCGCATTGCCTGGTGCTGTTCGTCACCTTGTACCAGCGGTTGTCCGGCGGGGAC
The sequence above is drawn from the Eucalyptus grandis isolate ANBG69807.140 chromosome 11, ASM1654582v1, whole genome shotgun sequence genome and encodes:
- the LOC104445697 gene encoding S-type anion channel SLAH1-like, translating into MASELGYEPPLQPVIDPSRARTPEHHLVPVAKTFKSSILTRLHAGYFRISLSLACQALLWKILRRPSPTPDDSLPLEHLSHVIPHMTFVIFWRFALLVQISLSFLYILRCFFHFGLVRAEFQHHVGVNYLFAPWIAWLVLLQAADFTSDLPKTTLYLVLWWAFAVPVILLDLKVYGQWFTTERRFLSMVANPTSQLSVVGNLVGARAAAEMGWRETAVCMFSLGMAHCLVLFVTLYQRLSGGDKLPAMLRPVFFLFFAAPSKASVAWKSIAGEFDIGSKMLFFLSLFLFTSLACRPALFKKSMRKFNVAWWAYSFPLTFLALASSEYAQEVKGPIASGLMIVLSALSFLVLLGLILLTMLNTERLFRMDDPILRFDKGKRARN